The following coding sequences lie in one Mesorhizobium sp. NZP2298 genomic window:
- a CDS encoding DUF1192 domain-containing protein, whose amino-acid sequence MAIFDDEPKKKARPHEIGQDLSLLSVGELSERIGILRDEIARLEAELKAKDNTKSAAEALFRRG is encoded by the coding sequence ATGGCGATCTTCGACGACGAACCCAAGAAGAAGGCGCGTCCGCACGAGATCGGGCAGGACCTGTCGCTGCTCTCGGTTGGCGAGTTGTCGGAGCGCATCGGCATCCTGCGCGACGAAATCGCCCGGCTGGAGGCCGAACTCAAGGCCAAGGACAACACCAAATCGGCCGCCGAGGCGCTGTTCCGCCGCGGATAG
- a CDS encoding DUF1127 domain-containing protein: protein MNPIRAFRNWRMYNETVRELNRLNARQLSDLGINRADIERIARQAI, encoded by the coding sequence ATGAACCCGATCCGCGCTTTCCGTAACTGGCGCATGTACAACGAGACCGTGCGCGAACTGAACCGTCTCAACGCGCGTCAGCTCAGCGATCTCGGTATCAACCGCGCCGACATCGAACGGATCGCCCGCCAGGCGATCTGA
- a CDS encoding helix-turn-helix transcriptional regulator — translation MIVELTDRIYEAAFVPELWPGVLDQLSTVSHSAAASLVLFRDRVPPKFIATDLIAPVLEAFDAANGWQKSEEVQLMFSMTPPSAFIYDADYFPPEALESNHLRLERTRPLGIGGQVGSFVFMPTGEMALFSTERWRHNDRPSGEDMARLNALRPHLARAGLVASRLGLERARGTVSAMETMGLPAAVLSSAGRVLVANPLLEAMPAIFRPAALGRMMIGDSDADLLFQKCVGAMVGHGEFSVRSIPLQAQEGRPPLIIHLLPLHRSAHDIFSGGDILMAATALSASSMVPSPTLLTGLFDLTPAEARLASALSQGIALKDAAATSKITVKSARTYLERIFAKTGTRQQSQLVALLKGVDRFSAP, via the coding sequence ATGATCGTCGAACTGACCGATCGTATCTACGAAGCCGCCTTTGTACCCGAGCTATGGCCCGGCGTGCTGGACCAACTGAGCACGGTCTCCCATTCGGCCGCCGCCTCGCTCGTCCTGTTCCGCGATCGCGTCCCGCCGAAATTCATTGCGACCGATCTGATTGCGCCAGTGCTTGAGGCCTTCGACGCTGCCAATGGCTGGCAGAAGAGCGAGGAGGTGCAACTCATGTTTTCGATGACGCCGCCTTCGGCCTTTATCTACGACGCCGATTACTTTCCTCCGGAAGCACTGGAGAGCAACCATCTGCGTCTCGAACGAACCCGACCGCTGGGGATCGGCGGGCAGGTCGGCTCTTTCGTCTTCATGCCGACAGGTGAGATGGCGCTGTTTTCGACCGAACGATGGCGTCACAATGATCGTCCTTCCGGGGAGGACATGGCGCGCTTGAATGCCTTGCGACCGCATCTTGCTCGCGCCGGTCTGGTAGCATCAAGGCTTGGGCTGGAACGTGCCCGTGGTACTGTCTCGGCCATGGAGACAATGGGATTGCCGGCTGCCGTCCTGTCCTCGGCGGGCAGGGTTCTGGTAGCCAATCCGCTCCTGGAAGCGATGCCGGCTATTTTCCGTCCTGCTGCTCTTGGCCGCATGATGATCGGCGACTCGGATGCTGATCTTCTGTTCCAGAAATGCGTCGGGGCGATGGTTGGCCATGGGGAATTTTCCGTCCGGTCAATCCCGTTGCAGGCGCAAGAGGGACGGCCACCGCTCATCATTCACCTGTTGCCGCTGCATCGCTCCGCTCACGATATCTTTTCGGGCGGCGATATCTTAATGGCTGCGACGGCGCTGAGCGCCAGTTCAATGGTCCCATCACCGACCCTGCTCACCGGCCTATTCGATCTGACGCCGGCCGAGGCGCGTCTAGCCTCGGCACTCTCGCAAGGCATTGCGCTGAAAGACGCGGCGGCCACGTCGAAGATCACCGTCAAAAGCGCGCGAACGTATCTCGAACGGATTTTCGCCAAGACCGGTACACGCCAACAAAGCCAGCTTGTGGCGCTTCTCAAGGGCGTTGACCGTTTCTCGGCGCCATGA
- a CDS encoding NAD(P)H-quinone oxidoreductase, protein MANGQKIPARMTAIAISEPGGPRVLKPETRDVPQPGPGEILIKVHAAGVNRPDVQQRKGAYPPPPGASDLPGLEVSGEVAALGDEVSRWRIGERVCALTPGGGYAEYVKVHTGSVLPLPAGFTHTEAAAVPENYFTVWHNVFERGGLKTGETLLVHGGSSGIGTTAIQLASAFGAYVITTAGSKEKCDACLRLGADRAINYREEDFVKAVKEATDGKGANVILDMVGGDYVQRNYEAAAIEGRIVQIAVQAGAVATADFSKIMVKRLTHTGSTLRPRTVEFKAAIAAALEAQVWPLLGTRKVAPVMDMIYPLTDAWRAHERMEEGEHIGKIVLDVG, encoded by the coding sequence ATGGCGAACGGACAGAAGATTCCGGCAAGGATGACAGCGATCGCGATCTCGGAGCCAGGCGGTCCACGGGTGCTGAAACCGGAAACCCGCGACGTGCCCCAGCCTGGTCCCGGCGAGATCCTGATCAAGGTGCATGCCGCCGGCGTCAACCGGCCCGACGTGCAGCAGCGCAAGGGGGCCTATCCGCCACCGCCCGGCGCATCGGACCTGCCGGGCCTCGAGGTCTCGGGCGAAGTGGCCGCGCTTGGCGACGAGGTATCGCGCTGGCGCATCGGCGAACGGGTCTGCGCGCTCACCCCCGGCGGTGGTTATGCCGAATATGTCAAGGTTCACACGGGCAGCGTGCTGCCTCTGCCGGCCGGGTTCACTCACACGGAAGCAGCAGCCGTGCCGGAGAACTATTTTACCGTCTGGCACAATGTGTTCGAGCGCGGCGGCCTGAAGACGGGTGAGACGCTGCTGGTGCATGGCGGCTCGTCCGGCATCGGCACGACGGCGATCCAACTGGCTTCGGCCTTCGGCGCCTATGTCATCACCACCGCCGGCTCCAAGGAGAAATGCGACGCCTGCCTGAGGCTCGGCGCCGACCGCGCGATCAATTATCGCGAGGAGGATTTCGTCAAGGCGGTGAAAGAGGCGACGGACGGCAAGGGTGCCAATGTCATCCTCGATATGGTTGGCGGCGACTATGTCCAACGAAACTACGAGGCGGCGGCGATCGAGGGCCGCATCGTCCAGATCGCGGTGCAGGCGGGCGCTGTTGCCACAGCCGACTTTTCCAAGATCATGGTCAAGCGGCTGACACATACGGGTTCGACGCTGAGGCCGCGCACCGTCGAGTTCAAGGCGGCAATCGCGGCGGCGCTGGAAGCGCAGGTCTGGCCGCTGCTCGGTACGCGCAAGGTCGCTCCGGTCATGGACATGATCTACCCCCTCACGGATGCCTGGCGCGCGCATGAGCGGATGGAGGAGGGCGAACATATCGGCAAGATCGTGCTCGACGTCGGCTAG
- a CDS encoding helix-turn-helix transcriptional regulator: MLDDLTDKIYEAAFVPDLWPDVLEGINAASTSVGGAVFLFADEQPVRGRTVPLLQDLLSEFLVGDTLQFSTAVSRMCAVQPASFVDVESFLTAEEIENDPVRKRLRALGIGAHTCTAIPMPSGELAIFVFQRRLGEGNYDRSGFDVLDNLRPAMARASLVAARLGLEKARGTVAAMTAIGLPAAVLSSSGRVLTANPLLEAMSSVFLPVALGGMAIGDADANRLFQQAIVAARSEVEPPVRSIPIPAAAGRQPLILHLLPLRRAAHEIFSGADILVAATALSASSTVPSPSLLAGLFDLTPAEARLAASLSQGKILVDAAANSNITVKTARTYLERIFAKTGTGQQSQLVALLKSAELPQINMREQE; encoded by the coding sequence ATGTTGGATGATCTTACCGACAAGATCTACGAAGCTGCTTTCGTGCCGGATCTGTGGCCGGACGTGCTGGAGGGCATAAATGCTGCTTCCACGTCGGTGGGGGGCGCCGTTTTCCTTTTCGCCGACGAGCAGCCGGTGCGCGGAAGAACGGTCCCGTTGTTGCAAGACCTGCTAAGCGAGTTTCTCGTCGGAGACACTCTGCAGTTTTCGACAGCGGTTTCGCGCATGTGCGCGGTTCAACCGGCGAGCTTCGTCGATGTCGAAAGCTTCCTGACGGCCGAGGAAATCGAGAATGATCCGGTCCGTAAACGCCTGCGTGCGCTCGGTATCGGCGCCCATACGTGTACCGCCATTCCGATGCCAAGTGGCGAACTGGCGATCTTCGTGTTTCAGCGTAGGCTGGGCGAAGGCAATTACGACCGCAGCGGCTTCGATGTGCTCGACAATCTCAGGCCGGCCATGGCAAGAGCAAGCCTGGTCGCCGCGCGGCTCGGCCTCGAAAAAGCCAGGGGGACTGTCGCGGCCATGACCGCCATCGGCTTGCCGGCGGCGGTCCTCTCCTCGAGTGGGCGGGTGCTTACCGCCAATCCGTTGCTGGAAGCGATGTCGTCCGTCTTTCTTCCAGTGGCCCTTGGCGGCATGGCTATCGGGGATGCCGATGCCAACCGGCTGTTTCAGCAGGCCATCGTCGCGGCACGCAGCGAAGTCGAACCGCCGGTCCGATCGATCCCGATCCCGGCCGCCGCCGGCCGGCAGCCTCTGATCCTCCACCTCTTGCCGTTGCGCCGCGCCGCGCACGAGATTTTCTCCGGCGCGGACATTCTGGTCGCGGCAACGGCGTTGAGCGCCAGTTCCACGGTCCCCTCGCCAAGCTTGCTTGCCGGGCTTTTCGATCTGACGCCTGCCGAAGCGCGTCTGGCCGCATCCCTCTCGCAAGGGAAAATCCTGGTCGACGCCGCCGCCAATTCGAACATCACGGTGAAGACCGCCCGGACGTATCTGGAGCGAATATTCGCCAAGACAGGGACCGGCCAGCAAAGCCAGCTCGTCGCGCTGCTCAAGAGCGCGGAATTACCCCAGATAAACATGCGCGAGCAGGAATGA